The following proteins are co-located in the Mus caroli chromosome 7, CAROLI_EIJ_v1.1, whole genome shotgun sequence genome:
- the LOC110298512 gene encoding olfactory receptor 13A1-like, which yields MAINNSTTVVEFLLQRLSEDPGLQALFLTFFLLLYILALAGNTLIIIAISFNPRLHTPMYFFLANLALLDIVCTSTVLPKLLEGLVGKSSHISYEGCMTQLFFLTWVLGAELLLLTSMAYDRYVAICRPLHYSMLMSWPICVLLAGSVWVIGIANASVQTGLMVRLNFCGPKQISHFLCEVPTLLLLSCSPTTLNNIMIVIADAYFGVVNFLLTMISYSFIISSILRIRSAEGKKRAFSTCSAHLVVVTLYYSTVIYTYLQPGSGSSLENSKVVTLLYTGVSPTLNPIIYSLRNRDVKVALKTLFPCFH from the coding sequence ATGGCAATAAACAATTCCACAACTGTGGTGGAGTTTCTGCTGCAGAGACTCTCTGAGGACCCTGGGCTCCAGGCTCTCTTCTTGAcctttttcttgcttctttacaTCCTGGCTCTTGCAGGAAATACCCTCATCATCATAGCCATTAGCTTCAACCCAAGGCTTCACACACCCATGTATTTTTTCCTTGCAAACCTGGCCCTGTTGGACATCGTCTGTACATCCACTGTTCTTCCCAAGCTGCTGGAAGGTCTGGTGGGTAAGAGCAGTCACATCTCTTATGAAGGATGCATGACCCAACTCTTCTTCCTGACCTGGGTTCTAGgggctgagctgctgctgctcactTCCATGGCCTATGACCGATATGTGGCCATCTGTCGCCCATTGCACTACAGCATGCTGATGAGCTGGCCCATCTGTGTCCTGCTTGCCGGCAGTGTGTGGGTGATTGGCATAGCCAATGCATCTGTGCAAACTGGCCTTATGGTTCGACTTAATTTCTGTGGCCCCAAGCAAATTAGTCACTTCTTATGTGAAGTCCCAACACTGCTGCTTCTGTCTTGCAGCCCAACCACCCTCAACAACATCATGATTGTCATCGCAGATGCTTATTTTGGTGTGGTCAACTTTCTGCTGACTATGATATCCTACAGCTTCATCATTTCCAGCATTCTGCGCATCCGCTCAGCTGAGGGCAAGAAGCGTGCCTTCTCTACCTGCTCTGCCCACCTGGTGGTGGTCACCCTGTACTACTCCACTGTCATCTACACCTATCTACAGCCTGGCTCTGGATCCTCCTTGGAAAATAGCAAGGTTGTTACCTTATTGTACACAGGAGTCAGCCCTACCTTGAATCCCATCATTTATTCTCTGAGGAACAGGGATGTCAAGGTAGCCCTCAAAACGTTATTTCCCTGTTTCCATTGA